Below is a window of Nicotiana tabacum cultivar K326 chromosome 19, ASM71507v2, whole genome shotgun sequence DNA.
GGCCCATACAAAAACACGCAAGTGCGCTATGGAATTGGGTCTGCTTCTTGCGAAAAAATCGTGAAAATAGCACGAcctagtcagttttcggactgttaattgaaaaatagctagtGTTTGCAAAGTCGTTGATAAATAGTCTATTTTGCTGAAATACAGAAAGTTTCAGCTTAATTTTGCTGAAGTACGTCCAAATTTTCTTAAATCTATTCTTTAAATGCAGAAACTGGGAGCTTACAGCACCATTTAGTGGATGCAAAATTCAAGTTACTACTAGGTTTGTGGTGGGTGATCTGGACGCGACGTATCATGTTCCTGGAACCAAGGAGTATATACTCAATGGTGGTTTCAAGATTGAAGTGCCTAATTTGCAGGAGGTTGTTGTAATGGAGGAAGTAGGTCACTTCATCAACCAAGAAAAGCCTGATGAAATAAATTCCCGCATTTATGATTTTATTCAGAGGTTTTAATCAACAGATGCCCTCTTTGTCGTCCAGGTTACTGCAACTTCATCACTTGAAATAAGCAATGATACAGTATACGCTGTAATGCTACCACTTTAATGTATATCTATGATTGATACTGCATTTTCCTTTTCTATAAATCACTGAAGTTTTTGGTAGAATTTGAGGTGTACTTGTTGAAGTTTGTGACATAATAAGATACCCAATCAGATTTGTGAATTTGGGAACTCGATGGATAGAGAGGTGGAGTTCACCACTTTGTTTATAAGTCCTGCTTTGACATGCATTTTTTTTCACTATATAAAGAATATAATGGAAAGAAGAGGGGCTTCTCTTCTCAcaattctttctttgtttgggATGATTGCTGTCCTTTCTCAATCCCCCACATACCAGCAGAAGAAATACACActaaaagaataagaaaaatgattGCCTGATCTCTGTCACATGATACCTAACAGATTAGTACAAGTGGCAAGCGAAACCACGATAAATCCAAAGAAAATCTTTATTTCCTCGGTTTCTTTTCCAATTTGGGGAGAAAGAATCCCTGAAAATATAAACTAGCTCCAACAGATTACGGTGAAGAAGTGATAATGGCCTAAGCTGCTCGGACACGGGTGCGGGTGTCCGACAcaggtgcggatctagaggtcggattcttcgagatgtaaattctaagatttCGGGATGCAgatcctagtacggatacgggtgaggagatccggctaaaaataattcaaaaatataaaaatataaaaatatctctaaattatgagaaattgtAAAATgagaatttcttttttattctcaagttgtagataagtaaatgATCGATTTCCTGGATaaggtatgctattttcttcaaatttaccctagttttggttatctgatttcgggaatcaaattATATCTCGTATCGAATTTTTCTGTccgtcgtggtcaaagtacccaaaattatttgaccatatccggtacggatcccatacccacacccatactagtgtcgtgtcgacatgggtgcggcacctaaactggcgtgtcggagcaacttagatAATGGCATTGGTACACTGCAGCATTGGTCTTCACTGGTTAAAACATACTTTTTTATCCAATACTCACATCCATTCCCTCCAATACCAGTAAATTCTTTGGTTGTTTTTGAAAATGTCATCAGGATGGACGAAAACTCATTTGGTATAGGACTTGGAGCAGTGGAATTTTTCTTATGATCCCCCATGACATCTACTCTGTGTAAGCTGTTGCTTATCTCTGTTCTCATGCTTTTTCCACTTGAGTTATCATTGCCTTCTTCAACACTATGTTAGACTGCTGGTGTCTCTCTAATATGTATGCCATCTTGGCCGAGGTGGCCATGATTTCTACCTGCAGTCCTGGCAGAGTATGATATTGATAACTGTTTCCTCTCAATGGTAATGCACACAGTCTACAAACACTGCCAGCCTTTATCTAAGGCTTGAAACATTTAGACCTTACCTAGAATGTGCTGTATACTTGTCTGAGTAGGTGAGTAATGACTGAGGAGAATGCTCACATTTTACCTAGATGTAAGCATGTAAACATTAATTTTGATATGAGATCCAGGACCAGCTTGGAACTAGAATGGAGAACCCAGGAAGTTGTTGCCTACTGTTTTGAATTTTGATATACAGTACATAAATAGATCAGAAGGAATGATAAAGATATCATGTAAGAATTCAAGTAATagatgagtattttatttaacaaTGTGATGTTTCTGGCAAGGAGAGAGATTTGAATTTAGCAAAAGGTTAAAATGGCATTGGTGAGAAATTGAATAGAGGTGCACAGATTGCAGTTCAGGACTTATATGTTGATGAAAGTGAAAACAGTGAATCTTTTTTGACTGTCCTCTTGCTTGGAGGTCACTGTTCTCTTTAGTGTTACACAAATGGAATTATGGATAGCAGGAAACCTGTTGCTCAGTAAAATATATTTCCAGGAATGTCCTGCTTTCATGTGTGGGAAGACCACTTTTTATACTAAGTTTTTAGTTTCTGACGAGGAATGGAGCTACATATGTGTGAAGGTAGATTAACTCCTTTTTTGTATGTTTGGCTTATTACTTGCCATATTATTACTTTTGTTTCCTGTCTACAATGATGCTGGTAGCCCCAACATACTAATTCATTGATAAGAAAGTAGTAGAAATTGGTGAAGGCTCTGTGGCTCTATTTCTACATTGGTTCCTTTAGTTTCCGGCACTGCTTAGTGTTATATTATTAAAGGGTTCTGAGCCATTACCCAGGACCTCCGAAAACCATGGATTCACTGGGCAGTCACCAGGTGCCACCAGGTACACGATCTTCCACATAACAAGGACCTGGTGGCTGTACAATATAGACATGCCGGGCTTGGAGTGGTGGTTCCTGGAAGAGCATAGCTATCTCTGGACATTATGTCAGAGATATTATTTGGCAACAGGTATTATGTGTGCAACTCAGGTACATTCCCTTCCCTCTTCTGCCCTAAAAACTTTCAGCCCATGCTAGAATACCTGTTCCTcattttcaaaatcctcataAGAGTggattcattttctttgacttgctttttGTTCCTTTTACTTTTTTCTCTCGACGGCTTGCAAGGATGGTAATTGTATTTCTCTTGCTGCTTGTATCACAATCCacctattaatgaaaaatcacgGCTAGCTCTATTTCCATTgccctctcttctttctttttttttcttttcaaaatttgtggttttgctcttctttttttattctttgcCTTGAATAGTTCGTTAATTTGATAAGAAGACAGAAATTTTATCAAATGAGAGATTAACTTATTTAGCCTTCGGAAAAAAAACCCAACCGTTTATGGGGATATTTGACCAGAAACTCCATCAGTTATTCAGTTATTTCAAATATGAAAAATGAACCTAAATCCTGTTGTTAGAAACTCTTGTGATTTTTGCAGTTCTCTAAGGCATTGTACCTTGCTTCTCCCTTTGCTGCCccgtgaaaaaaaaatatatataccccttgacaagagtgggttgctctagtggtgagcaccctccacttccaaccaagaggttgtgagtttgagtcaccccaagagcaaggtggggagttcttggagggagggagtcgagggtctatcggaaacagcctctctaccccagggtaggggtaaagtctgcgtacacactaccctccccagaccccactagtgagattatactgggttgttgttgttgttgttgcaagtCTATGTTGAAGatacaagaaaataaataaaagtgtgctTCTTTAAAAGCTTGAACTTTTAGGTGGTACATGGAGTTCAACATGGTATCAAGACAACTCTTGGCACAACCATTCTCATGCTCGTAGGAAAGTCGGGTTCCTCTCTCAAATTAGTTTATTGAGCTGTTTTTTGTCTATCTCCCAATTTAGTGTGTTGAGTTATTAACATGGCTCTAGGCACACTCATTAGTAAGCTTTTTAGATGAGATTTTCACACAATTTAACATAGTACGAGAGCAAGCACAAGTTCTGAGTTCAAATTCTCACCGTCATTCACATGCTTGACCTATGAGAAAGATTCAGTTTGCACGTGAGGGGTGCATTGAAGGTATAACTAGGTAAAAAAATGTACCTTTCTAAAAGTTTAAGCTTTTAGATAAAGTGGTCACAAATTCAATCGTGTAACTGATTCACATTTATCAGACGTGTGTACATAAACAAATTCATGTTTTTCCCTCGCAGCCTGTAAATCCTTTGAATTTTAAGGATTTTCCCCTGCTTCTCTGCTAGCTACAGCCACACTACATGGCTCTTAATATATAATGTGAAAATTATATAACGTGGAATGTCGACCTAGTAATATGTCTTGCTTTGCGAAGGTAAAACATTTTTTGTGTTGTACCAGTGTATGTGGCACAAACTCTTTTCCACTATGATATCTGGGAACTGGGGAAGTAGAAATGGGATTACATGGCATGTAGAGAGCCAGAATTTTGAAAGGATTTCCTTATAAAATGGTGATCCATTTCCTCGTAAGATTTCAGTCTTTGGTTCAGATACTAGTGATGCTGAGGAATTCTAGCAGAGGTTCACTGGAGAACTGAAGCACTATCGCGATTTGCAATCTAGACCACTATATATTTATGCTTGTTAACTTCCATATATTGTGGGCATCAGTTAGAATATTCAGGAATTGCTAATAAGTTGCACTTGTGCTTGTTTTCATTGAACTTTTTTTGGTTTTAGCCATTGATTGATGAATCAGTCAGAACATTGGATGATAAGATAAAATGGTAGTCAAAACTTTGTCATCAAATCCTAAAGATGTAGAAACTGGGAGCTTACGGCGCATGGAGTATATGCCTTGGTGGTTTCAAGAAGAGGGACATAACTTGCAGGAGGTTGTTTAATGGGCTTTAACATGCAAATGCCAAGCGAAAATGTAGCTAGTAAAactattatcattattatttcaaTAATATTGGATCAAGACGGGCTTAACGAAGCATACATAGACGGTGAGGATTTATATAGCTGATCCCAAACTTGTTTGGCCTACATTGCTAGCTTAATTTGTCTTCTATCACTTGGAATGTGCCCAGAATCTGTGATAACTATTGTGTTGCAACCACTTGAATGCTTGTCCATTTACAACATGAATAATTTCTTCAACAAGGCTTAGGGAAGTCATGGTCAAAACTTGATGTGTTGTTGCTCTTTCAGTCCCCCTTTCTCCAAAAAAGTGAAGTTTATGATTCTTGTCCTGATGCTGCAGAACATATTTGCACAAGGGGGCAATTTGCACAATCATTATTATCCAGAGTCTGCAGGTTGGAGGTATATCTCTTTGAGCTTCCAGCTTATTTTTTAATGTTTTACGAAGTATCTCGGAAATGTCTAAAGTCTGGCATCTTTCTTGCATGTGGGAGTGCGACAAAGACTTTCCATTTCTTTTTCGTTAGTTGTGAACCTTGATCTAATAATATATGGAAATCCAAAAGATTATTAAGGCGAATATGAGCAACTTGAGGAGAAGGGCAAAAGTGCACTTGTCCATTCGTACTGCATTTGCCTGATAATATAGATAATTCTGATCCACATCAACTGTGAATATTTTCAGTCTCAACGTATCTGTTTTGTCAGACTTATAAGTGATCTTATAAAAATTATTCTTTCTGCCCTTTCCACTATTTGATTGGGCAAGTATCAAATATTAAATTTACTTGTATTATATAGGAAATAACGGAACAAAATACTAGAATAATTGTAAAAAGTTATTTCGGTAGCAGAAATGTTCCATCAAAATTTCGAGCAATTAATAAATGTATTTGAATGAAATTTATGAACATTGTACAAAGTAATATTATCAATGGACTAGTTAAATATTCTGCATAGGTTCCTAAATACTAGCTCCTTGGGGGTATAAGCCGATGCCCAATCTTCTACTAGCCGATGCCCAATCTTCTACTAGAACAATACAAAGTATTTATTCTCAAGTGCAACAAACAAAATACTCCTATTATGGATTGCTTATTTAAATGTTAGAATTTAGACTTAAGTTAGGTTATAAGTTATAACAAGAAAGGACATATGGTGGCTTCACTTAAAttgtaaataaaatataaggtctATCCTACTTTGATTATGTGTGAAATAAGTAAGACacttcaattatttattttttcttaaagagAGTGTAAAGTAAAAAATAGACAACTAAAAGTGAAGGAAagagtatatatagtatgtattaaatactgtctcactttcttgtatttactatttgaaaagtcaaagaggtttTTGGAACCATGTCTttcttaaatatatttttaatatcttAAATCATTAAGTATTAACTTATAATACTATTTATATAGTTTTCAtgtttgtaaattttatttttaaaaatttatgtgCAAATTCATATCGAAAATTAAGTGTTTTAGCCCTCATGCTTCAAACCAGGTCAAACAAAGTGGAAGTGAGGGAGTAAGAAGTAATGAAACAATGTTTTTGTTTAACCCGTTACAACTTTTTTAAAGGAGGTGGAGGCCGCTGAAACACGTTCCACTATACAATATCTCAAGTAAGAGTGAGGAACCTTCCTCTTCCATTAATGTCTTTCTGCAAAATCTTCTgcacctctttcttcttcttcttcttcttctttttctcctaaAATAATCATAATGGATGACGACGACTCATCTACTACTACTGCATTAGGAACTCTACAAACTTGTTGCGAAAACCCACACTATGCTTTCACCGGTAAACTCATGCTCATCTCTgttctcgttttcttcttcgtTTGTCTTCTTATAGCCTTCTTCCACCTTTACGCCATCCGCTTTTTCCTCCGCCGTAATTACGCTCGCCGTAATGCCACTTCAACCATCACCATTATTTCCTCTCAAGGGCTCGACCCATTACTGCTAAAATCACTCCCTGTTTTTATCTATTCAGCGGAATTATACAACCCTCCGCTCGAATGCCCTGTGTGCTTGTCCCAATTCGAAAATGGCGAAGCGGGTCGGGTTTTACCCAAGTGTAATCATTCTTTTCACATTGAGTGTATTGACATGTGGTTTCAGTCTCACTCTAAC
It encodes the following:
- the LOC107773037 gene encoding RING-H2 finger protein ATL2-like, which gives rise to MDDDDSSTTTALGTLQTCCENPHYAFTGKLMLISVLVFFFVCLLIAFFHLYAIRFFLRRNYARRNATSTITIISSQGLDPLLLKSLPVFIYSAELYNPPLECPVCLSQFENGEAGRVLPKCNHSFHIECIDMWFQSHSNCPICRAPVQPLVSPIEVMENSSEVEREQEVVVMVVESACEKVLVCDFSSSESSQSDDGNKPVGNGLEPKEK